From Parasphaerochaeta coccoides DSM 17374, a single genomic window includes:
- a CDS encoding ABC transporter ATP-binding protein, with product MNDDRVETDASGGEDEILIGFSHVTKRYAIQAEPALSEVSFSVRAGEIFGFLGPNGAGKTTAIKTMTGMLMPDSGIVKICGFRITDSPEDVKKIIGYVPDEPLFYENMTGRSYSRFICDIFQTGPERDERIERMAQVFSFSEALDAKISSYSHGMKQKLGIICALAHAPRVLILDEPMVGLDPRSVYLLKDVMREFCNLGGSVFFSTHVLDVAERLCDRVGIISRGRLLFEGTFDELKETSGSTGTATLEELFLKLTGEDSASLEHAGKSVKEALL from the coding sequence ATGAATGACGACAGAGTGGAGACTGATGCCTCCGGTGGTGAAGATGAAATATTGATAGGTTTTTCCCATGTAACGAAAAGATACGCGATTCAGGCGGAACCCGCTCTCTCCGAAGTGAGTTTTTCTGTGCGTGCCGGTGAAATATTCGGCTTCCTGGGTCCGAACGGAGCTGGGAAGACGACGGCAATTAAGACAATGACCGGTATGTTGATGCCTGATTCCGGCATTGTGAAAATATGTGGGTTCCGCATCACGGATTCTCCTGAAGACGTAAAGAAAATCATCGGTTATGTTCCCGATGAACCTCTTTTCTATGAGAACATGACTGGTCGTTCCTACTCACGGTTCATCTGCGACATCTTCCAGACAGGGCCTGAAAGAGATGAGCGCATTGAGAGGATGGCGCAGGTTTTTTCTTTTTCCGAAGCACTGGACGCGAAGATTAGTTCTTACTCACACGGAATGAAGCAGAAGCTGGGAATCATCTGTGCCCTTGCCCATGCCCCACGCGTCCTTATACTGGATGAACCTATGGTCGGACTCGATCCTCGGTCGGTATATCTCCTGAAAGATGTCATGCGTGAGTTCTGTAATCTGGGAGGAAGTGTTTTCTTTTCCACTCACGTTCTTGATGTCGCTGAGCGTCTCTGTGACCGCGTGGGCATTATTTCACGGGGAAGGCTGCTTTTTGAAGGCACGTTTGATGAATTGAAAGAGACAAGCGGAAGCACAGGGACGGCTACCCTTGAAGAACTGTTCCTTAAACTTACCGGAGAAGACTCCGCTTCCTTGGAGCATGCGGGAAAAAGCGTGAAGGAAGCCCTCTTATGA
- the hflC gene encoding protease modulator HflC, with protein sequence MKKLITTLVIIAVLFIIILVLGPFYKIEEGEQAVVTRFGKIVDTQLTAGLKFKMPIIDEVLVYPKKILSWDGDAQRIPTKENQFIWVDTTARWTIKDPGKFYESVKYIPNGVSRLDDVLDSTIRTIISENYLVEAVRNTNDINSMRVQEQVQSLENVEDAERLRNLTVTNTQQERISIGREGLSQLMLKMAEPFMDAYGIELVDIVIRQIRYSDDLTQSVYQRMIKERNQIAEAYRSYGRGQLAMWQGKTENDRKNILSGAYASSEAIKGKADAQASRIYAEAYSVDADFFKLWRSLESYKKTVPALDKILSTDMAYFDIMYGPTIP encoded by the coding sequence ATGAAAAAATTGATCACTACCCTCGTCATCATCGCGGTCCTGTTCATCATTATCTTGGTGCTGGGACCCTTCTATAAGATTGAAGAAGGAGAACAGGCCGTCGTGACGCGGTTCGGCAAAATTGTCGATACCCAGCTGACTGCCGGACTCAAGTTCAAGATGCCCATTATTGATGAAGTCCTGGTATATCCGAAGAAAATCCTTTCATGGGACGGAGACGCCCAGCGCATCCCGACAAAGGAAAACCAGTTTATATGGGTTGATACCACAGCACGCTGGACCATCAAGGATCCCGGCAAGTTCTACGAAAGCGTCAAATATATTCCGAATGGCGTAAGTCGTCTGGACGACGTGCTGGATTCCACCATCAGAACCATCATCAGCGAAAACTATTTGGTTGAGGCAGTACGTAATACGAACGATATCAACAGCATGCGCGTACAGGAGCAGGTGCAGAGCTTGGAAAACGTCGAGGACGCGGAGAGACTGCGCAACCTTACGGTGACCAACACCCAGCAAGAACGGATTTCCATTGGACGTGAAGGACTCTCTCAGCTCATGCTCAAGATGGCCGAACCTTTCATGGACGCATACGGCATTGAGCTGGTTGACATCGTCATCAGGCAGATTCGCTACAGTGACGACCTTACGCAGAGTGTCTACCAAAGGATGATCAAGGAACGCAATCAGATTGCCGAAGCCTACCGTTCCTATGGGCGCGGACAGCTTGCCATGTGGCAGGGCAAGACCGAGAATGACAGGAAGAACATCCTATCAGGCGCTTATGCCAGTTCAGAAGCCATCAAAGGAAAAGCAGATGCCCAAGCATCCAGAATCTATGCTGAGGCATATTCCGTAGATGCTGATTTCTTCAAGCTCTGGCGTTCATTGGAATCGTATAAGAAGACCGTACCGGCTCTGGACAAGATTTTGTCCACTGACATGGCGTATTTCGATATCATGTATGGTCCGACCATACCCTGA
- a CDS encoding ArsR/SmtB family transcription factor, translating into MDTRHSHDEKEVVKPHADAELLTDSLPAEEAVVDIADFFKVFGDATRLKILFLLEAKDEVSVNAIAETLKMQQSAISQQLKLLRSSRLVRWRKVGRFIYYRLNDEHISRILAMGAEHYHEAMS; encoded by the coding sequence ATGGATACAAGACATTCCCATGATGAAAAAGAGGTTGTCAAGCCCCATGCCGATGCAGAACTTCTTACTGATTCTCTCCCCGCCGAAGAAGCTGTCGTCGATATCGCCGATTTTTTCAAAGTGTTTGGAGATGCGACCCGCCTCAAGATTCTTTTCTTGCTGGAAGCAAAAGATGAGGTTTCCGTCAATGCCATAGCCGAAACCCTCAAGATGCAGCAATCCGCCATAAGCCAGCAATTGAAACTGCTCCGTTCGTCACGGCTTGTTCGCTGGAGAAAAGTAGGCAGGTTCATCTATTACCGTCTGAACGATGAACACATATCCCGCATTCTCGCCATGGGAGCCGAACATTATCACGAAGCAATGAGCTGA
- a CDS encoding argininosuccinate synthase, producing MSKEKVILAYSGGLDTSVILKWLANKGYEVIAYVADVGQNEDYKAIEKKAFATGASKVYIEDLRKELVTDYVFPALKANAVYENLYMLGTSLARPIIAKRHMEIAKKENTNIVAHGATGKGNDQVRFEFGYRMHMPDVRIISPWKDPEWLGTFVGRSDMIAYAEKHGIPIKASLKKPYSEDENLIHISHEAGILEDASLRCPEDVFSLTLSPKEAPDSETVLAINFKDGIPVKVTNETDGTVVTDPLEMVLYLNKVGHDNAIGRVDMVENRYIGIKSRGVYETPGCTILWHAHRLLEGLTMDKEVMHLRDTLSPKYAELIYNGLWHAPEFDVLTAAFDKSQEYVTGTSRVALYKGNMISAGVTSPFSLYNEELGSMEVKGGYEPVDCKGFININSIRLVASAQREAKQKPENK from the coding sequence ATGAGCAAGGAAAAGGTCATCCTGGCATACAGCGGCGGTCTGGATACGTCCGTCATCCTTAAGTGGTTGGCCAACAAGGGCTACGAAGTCATTGCCTATGTCGCGGATGTCGGACAGAACGAAGATTACAAGGCCATAGAGAAAAAAGCATTTGCGACCGGTGCGTCCAAAGTCTATATAGAAGACCTGCGTAAGGAGTTGGTGACGGATTATGTCTTCCCTGCCCTGAAAGCAAACGCCGTGTACGAGAACCTCTACATGCTCGGCACATCCCTTGCCCGTCCCATCATAGCAAAAAGGCACATGGAGATTGCCAAAAAGGAAAACACGAACATCGTTGCCCATGGCGCGACTGGCAAAGGAAATGACCAAGTCCGCTTTGAGTTCGGCTATCGGATGCACATGCCCGATGTGCGAATCATCAGCCCGTGGAAAGATCCTGAATGGCTCGGAACTTTCGTCGGGCGTTCTGATATGATTGCCTATGCGGAAAAGCATGGAATTCCCATCAAGGCATCCCTGAAAAAACCTTACAGTGAAGATGAAAACCTCATACATATCAGCCATGAAGCTGGCATCTTGGAAGATGCCTCCCTCCGTTGTCCTGAGGATGTCTTTTCCTTGACACTTTCCCCAAAGGAAGCTCCCGATTCCGAGACTGTGCTCGCCATCAACTTCAAGGACGGCATCCCCGTTAAAGTGACGAATGAAACGGACGGGACGGTCGTGACAGACCCCCTGGAGATGGTGTTGTATCTGAACAAGGTGGGACATGACAATGCCATCGGACGCGTTGACATGGTAGAGAACCGCTACATAGGCATCAAGAGCCGCGGTGTCTACGAGACTCCGGGATGCACCATACTTTGGCATGCTCACCGTCTTCTTGAGGGGTTGACGATGGATAAGGAAGTCATGCACCTGCGGGACACACTATCACCAAAATATGCCGAACTGATTTACAATGGACTTTGGCATGCGCCGGAATTTGATGTGCTGACAGCCGCTTTTGACAAGAGCCAAGAGTATGTCACCGGAACAAGCCGGGTAGCTCTGTACAAAGGCAACATGATAAGCGCGGGCGTCACAAGTCCCTTCTCACTCTACAACGAAGAACTGGGAAGCATGGAAGTCAAAGGGGGATATGAGCCGGTGGATTGCAAGGGATTCATCAACATAAACTCCATCCGCTTGGTCGCCTCCGCCCAGAGAGAAGCAAAACAGAAGCCTGAGAATAAGTGA
- a CDS encoding YbaY family lipoprotein: MDYGIVTGSVIWPGAYPYTQGNVIVDISLSFIPSDGQPSQEIAHQQIRSPQRFPVNFTLRYDRTDIRPSSGRYSITASVSRTTSEEPFLSSSGNTWVITSGNPSRDILLVLTG; the protein is encoded by the coding sequence ATGGATTATGGCATTGTCACCGGAAGTGTCATCTGGCCAGGTGCCTATCCTTATACTCAGGGAAATGTCATTGTTGATATTTCCCTGAGTTTCATTCCTTCGGACGGACAGCCCAGTCAGGAGATAGCCCACCAACAGATACGTTCTCCCCAGCGTTTCCCTGTCAATTTCACCTTGCGCTATGACAGGACGGATATACGGCCTTCATCAGGGCGTTACAGCATCACAGCTTCAGTTTCCAGGACAACATCCGAAGAACCTTTTCTCTCGTCCTCTGGCAATACATGGGTGATCACCAGCGGAAACCCTTCACGGGACATCCTGCTGGTGCTCACTGGATAA
- the hflK gene encoding FtsH protease activity modulator HflK, translating to MENKTQHFRNKFTLTPKVVVGIIGIILAIAILTTSMFVVDQTEQAVVLRFGRFQRTVGPGLQWKLPLGIEKNLNVPTQVVQTMTFGYQTSYPSSRSLTVSSRADEEARMLTGDLNIIDVEWIVQYQISDLAAWLFNVNEREKTIRDISQSVINLLVGDLPILSVMTSERTNIEIRAQQNMQAIFDSYHMGLKIVTVKLQNIVPPVGDVQDAFEDVNKAIQDMNRFINEGKEGYNRQIPGAQGEANKLIQEAEGYAAERVNQATGDVARFVAVHDAYKENKEITGLRLYIETMEDVMRTDKAAGTTTLIDKNLENFLPISTIGASAASQGGL from the coding sequence ATGGAAAACAAAACACAGCATTTCCGTAATAAATTCACACTCACCCCAAAGGTGGTCGTCGGAATCATCGGAATCATCTTAGCCATTGCCATTCTCACCACCAGCATGTTCGTCGTAGACCAGACGGAACAGGCCGTCGTCCTGAGATTCGGACGTTTCCAACGAACCGTAGGACCGGGCCTGCAATGGAAGCTGCCACTGGGCATAGAGAAGAACTTGAACGTACCGACACAAGTAGTACAGACAATGACATTCGGATATCAGACGTCTTATCCTTCATCGCGTTCCCTGACGGTTTCCTCAAGGGCTGATGAAGAAGCACGCATGCTGACCGGCGACCTGAACATCATTGATGTGGAATGGATCGTCCAGTATCAAATCAGCGACTTGGCCGCATGGCTTTTCAATGTGAATGAAAGGGAAAAGACAATCAGGGATATCAGCCAGTCCGTCATAAACCTACTGGTAGGAGACCTTCCCATACTGTCGGTCATGACGAGCGAACGCACAAACATAGAAATCAGGGCACAGCAGAACATGCAGGCTATCTTCGACAGCTATCATATGGGCTTGAAGATTGTCACAGTGAAGCTACAGAACATTGTTCCACCGGTCGGGGATGTCCAAGATGCGTTTGAAGATGTCAATAAGGCAATCCAGGACATGAACCGCTTCATCAATGAAGGAAAAGAAGGCTACAACAGGCAGATTCCCGGAGCCCAGGGAGAGGCGAATAAACTTATCCAAGAAGCTGAAGGATATGCCGCGGAACGCGTCAACCAAGCAACGGGAGACGTTGCCCGTTTCGTCGCGGTGCATGATGCTTATAAGGAGAACAAGGAAATTACCGGACTCCGGCTTTATATTGAAACCATGGAGGATGTCATGCGCACTGATAAAGCGGCAGGAACCACGACTCTCATCGACAAGAATCTTGAGAATTTCCTGCCCATCAGTACCATCGGCGCATCCGCCGCTTCCCAGGGAGGACTGTAA